One region of Vigna angularis cultivar LongXiaoDou No.4 chromosome 10, ASM1680809v1, whole genome shotgun sequence genomic DNA includes:
- the LOC128194400 gene encoding uncharacterized protein LOC128194400, translated as MTGVGKAIKLRKYIPDPTHVLKIEDILVQEDLTVEARYWNEMRAALRRRHVPAYYDREIMDKLHKLQQRNMSVEEYRQKMELLMLRAGIREEPRITIARFQSGLNYDIRDRVELIPYNDLNELVQLCVRVEQQLKRKSSTKKDYPHSYKKEYRREGSLIKPRYEESREREKGKEKAKEPPKDNKRKETKCFKCGERGHYSSECRNRRSTYILEHESESEGSSYSESETSTSEEEEALPCDGDLLMVRRLLESKHVELEQSQRENLFHTRCKVLEKTCSMIVDSGSCCNCCSSRMVEKLGLTTTSHPKPYKLQWIKEDDGIVVKEQVSVPISIGKYEDQIVCDIVPMEAGHILLGRPWQYDKQEFDDIFPKEVPSGLPPLRGIEHQIDLVPGASLPNRPAYRTNPMETKEIEKQVNDLLNKGWIQKSLSPCVVPVLLVPKKDGSWRMCTDCVHVDPEKIKAIQEWPTPKNVGEVRSFHGLASFYRRFVKDFSTIASPLNELVKKDMPFIWGDKQELSFETLKHKLTHAPILVLPDFSKAFELECDASGVGLGAVLIQGGHPVAYFSEKLRGPTLNYPTYDKELYALIRALKTWEHYLVTREFIIHTDHESLKYIKGQAKLNKRHAKWVEYLEQFPYVIKHKKGSTNVVADALSRRHALLGYLFNKGKLCIPQGSIRKLLIKESHGGGLMGHHGVDKTLNILKSKFYWPHMRIDVQRHCSKCIACLQAKSKIMPHGLYTPLPIANTPWEDISMDFVLGLPRTQRGYDSIFVVVDRFSKMAHFIPCHKVDDASYISRLFFKEIVRLHGLPKTIVSDRDVKFLSHFWKTLWEKLGTKLLFSTTCHPQTDGQTEVVNRSLSTLLRVILRGNNKSWDEHLPHIEFAYNRVVHKTTNLSPFEVVYGFNPITPLDLLPLPLVWLHLRKERFPSQRKSKLSPRGDGPFKVVKRINDNAYIL; from the exons ATGACAGGTGTGGGTAAGGCTATCAAG TTGAGGAAATATATTCCAGATCCAACTCATGTGCTAAAGATTGAGGATATACTAGTTCAAGAAGATCTCACGGTCGAAGCTAG gtattggaatgaaatgAGAGCTGCCCTGAGGAGGAGGCATGTACCAgcctactatgatagggagataatggataaactccataaactccaacaaaggaacatgagtgttgaggaatatagacaaaaaatggaattactcatgttgagggctgggataagagaggaaccaagaatcacaattgctaggttccaaagtggactcaactatgacataagagatagggttgaacttataccctacaatgatctcaatgagttagtccaactttgtgtgagggtagagcagcaactcaaaagaaaaagctctactaagaaagattaccctcatagttacaagaaagaatataggagggagggtagtctaattaagccaagatatgaagaatctagagagagggagaaagggaaagaaaaagccAAAGAACCtccaaaagataataaaagaaaggaaaccAAATGCTTTAAATGTGGGGAAagagggcactattcatctgagtgtcgaaatagaaggtcaacttacattcttgaacatgagagtgaaagtgagggttcttcatatagtgagtctgagacatccacttctgaagaagaagaagctttaccttgtgatggtgacttacttatggtaaggagactcctggaaagtaaacatgtcgaattagaacagtcacaaagagagaacctattccacacaagatgcaaagttttagaaaagacatgttcaatgatagtggatagtggctcttgttgcaactgttgtagttctagaatggtagaAAAGCTTGGCTTAACCACTACTtctcatcctaaaccttacaaacttcaatggatcaaagaggatgatggaatagtagttaaagaacaagtaagtgttcctatttccattggcaaatatgaagatcaaattgtttgtgatatagtaccaatggaagctggacacatattacttggaagaccttggcaatatgataaacaa gaatttgatgatatatttcccaaagaggtaccaagtggattaccacctttgaggggaatagaacatcaaatagatttggtgcctggggcaagcctacccaataggccagcctatagaaccaaccctatggaaacaaaagaaatagagaaacaagttaatgacttgttgaacaaagggtggatccaaaagagtttaagtccctgtgttgtgcctgtgttgttggtccctaaaaaggatgggtcttggagaatgtgtacagatt gtgtacatgttgatccagagaagatcaaggctatacaagaatggccaacccctaaaaatgtaggagaggtgagaagttttcatgggttagcaagtttttatagaagatttgtgaaagacttctccaccatagcttctcctttaaatgagctagtcaagaaagatatgccttttatttggggtgataagcaagagttgtcttttgagactttgaaacacaagttaacacatgcacctattctagttttgcctgatttttccaaagcctttgaactagaatgtgatgcatctggggtaggattaggagctgttttaatacaaggaggacatcccgtagcttactttagtgaaaaacttagggggcctaccttaaactatcctacctatgacaaagagttgtatgccctcattagagctttgaaaacttgggagcattacttggtaactagagaattcatcatacacactgaccatgaatctctcaagtacattaaagggcaagcaaagctaaacaaaagacatgcaaagtgggtggaatatcttgagcaatttccctatgtcatcaaacacaaaaaggggagtactaatgttgttgcagatgctttatctagaagacatgcattatta gggtatctttttaataaaggaaaactttgtataccccaaggatccattagaaaacttcttatcaaagagagtcatggaggaggactcatgggccatcatggagttgataaaactctaaacattttgaaaagtaaattttattggccacacatgagaatagatgttcaaaggcattgttctaaatgtatagcttgtttacaagctaagtccaaaattatgcctcatggactctatacacctcttcctatagctaataccccttgggaggacataagcatggactttgtcttaggattgccaagaactcaaagggggtatgattctatatttgtggtagtagatcgttttagtaaaatggctcattttataccctgccacaaagtagatgatgctagctatattTCTAGgctcttctttaaagaaatagtgagattgcatggcttacccaaaactatagtgtctgatagagatgtgaagtttctaagccatttttggaaaactttatgggaaaagcttggaactaaacttctattttctactacatgtcacccacaaactgatgggcaaactgaagtagtaaatagatctttatctacattattaagggtaatattaagaggaaataacaaatcttgggatgaacatctacctcatattgaatttgcttataatagagtagtccacaagactactaatctttctccttttgaggttgtttatggttttaaccctatcacacctcttgatttactacctcttcc cctagtttggcttcatttgagaaaggaaagatttccctctcaaaggaaatccaaacttagtccaagaggagatggtccattcaaggtggtcaaaaggataaatgataatgcatacatatta